A window from Triticum aestivum cultivar Chinese Spring chromosome 6D, IWGSC CS RefSeq v2.1, whole genome shotgun sequence encodes these proteins:
- the LOC123145763 gene encoding protein SEMI-ROLLED LEAF 2 yields the protein MEVCESLCFLCPDLRTRSRHPVKRYKKLLAEIFPKSQDEPPNDRKIGKLCEYISKNSLRVPKITVYLEQKFFKELRSERFGSVKVVMAIYRKVTCSCPEQLPLFANSLLTIVETTMEQNRHDDLRIIGCQMLFDFVNHQVDSTYMFNLENQIPILCQLAQEMGEKEKISSLHAAALQALSSLVWFMGEHSHISAELDNVVSAVLENYDSPYANSETNDDTIEDRRNRWVNEVLKAEGHDPPAATILARVSSWKDIRTTNGALNLTTQESASPNFWSGICLHNLARISREATTIRRVLETVFRYFDTNNMWSPSKGLALCVLLDMQIVMEKAGQNAHILLSMLVKHLEHKNVSNQPDMILDIIEVTAHLAENSKAQSSTAIMAAISDMVKHLGKSMQDESLGGENKWNDSYQKGVDECIIQMSRKVGDAGPILDTLAVVLENVSSTTPVARSTICAAYRTAQIIASLPNLTYKSKAFPEALFHQLIMAMVYPDCETHLGAHRIFSVVLVPSSVAPCSFSGTSQTSKVNLQKTLSRTSSVFSSSAALFGKLKRNVSSFRGSPRRESSNLMPIITEDTEQGSANEPQLFKSQTIQRMTSVRDPSLPSATEISKSSGPAPETEPVILILSARQANILLSSLWTQALSPENVPRNYEAISHTYSLMLLFSGDKNSHLEILVGSFQLSFSLRNMSLQAGFLPPSRRRSLFTLATSMIVFFSKAFSVPTLIPVVKDLLIESTVDPFLRLVDDLRLQALDSGIESVFRDYGSKEDNDFATKSLSNIKLNDQSKQIAVSLILDNLKLSDPELSTVRNQLFEDFSAEDVCPIGSHFIASPSKSPAYNAKLHQKSLEVIPMGFIFEDDTIPEPTDTLAERQPSDNSLLDVDQLLQSVSETSQIVGRLSVSTNQGLPFKEVASQCEALLIGKEKKLSAFMSAHLQEVGTGMPKSSEPDSPIAGIILNTDDDQCYSNFCKLPVLNPYDKFLPSAGC from the exons ATTACCGTTTATTTGGAGCAAAAGTTTTTCAAGGAATTGAGATCTGAGCGTTTTGGCTCAGTGAAAGTTGTCATGGCAATTTACCGAAAGGTGACATGTTCTTGTCCGGAGCAACT GCCCCTTTTTGCCAATAGTTTACTGACCATCGTAGAGACCACAATGGAGCAAAATAGACATGATGACTTACGGATAATAGGGTGTCAAATGCTTTTTGACTTTGTAAACCACCAG GTTGACAGCACTTACATGTTCAATCTAGAGAACCAAATTCCTATACTATGTCAGCTGGCCCAAGAGATGGGTGAGAAGGAGAAGATATCTAGTCTTCATGCTGCTGCGCTCCAAGCCCTTTCATCTTTG GTCTGGTTTATGGGTGAGCACTCCCATATCTCTGCAGAACTTGACAAT GTTGTCTCTGCAGTTCTGGAAAACTATGACAGCCCATATGCAAATTCCGAGACCAACGATGACACCATTGAGGACAGAAGGAATCGCTGGGTGAATGAAGTTCTCAAGGCTGAAGGTCATGACCCTCCTGCTGCTACCATTTTGGCAAGGGTTTCTTCATGGAAAGATATTAGAACTACCAACGGGGCATTGAATTTGACAAC ACAAGAATCAGCAAGTCCTAATTTCTGGTCAGGGATTTGCCTGCACAACCTTGCTAGAATATCCAGGGAAGCAACAACCATCCGGCGAGTTCTGGAGACAGTATTTCGTTATTTTGATACTAACAATATGTGGTCACCTTCTAAGGGACTTGCACTGTGTGTCCTTCTGGATATGCAGATTGTGATGGAGAAAGCTG GACAGAATGCGCATATATTGTTGTCGATGTTAGTTAAGCATCTCGAACACAAGAATGTATCGAACCAACCAGATATGATTCTAGACATCATTGAAGTTACAGCACACCTTGCTGAGAATTCCAAAGCTCAATCTTCTACTGCAATAATGGCTGCAATTAGTGATATGGTCAAGCATTTGGGTAAAAGTATGCAAGATGAAAGTCTTGGAGGCGAAAACAAATGGAATGACAGCTATCAGAAAGGTGTAGATGAATGCATTATTCAAATGTCTAGAAAG GTCGGTGATGCTGGACCTATCCTTGATACATTAGCTGTAGTACTGGAAAATGTTTCAAGTACCACACCTGTTGCACGGTCAACCATTTGTGCAGCATATCGTACAGCTCAAATAATTGCTTCATTGCCAAACTTGACATATAAGAGCAAA GCATTTCCTGAGGCATTGTTTCATCAACTGATTATGGCAATGGTCTATCCCGATTGCGAGACCCATTTAGGGGCACACCGGATTTTCTCTGTTGTTCTTGTTCCCTCCTCTGTCGCTCCATGCTCTTTCTCAGGAACTTCACAGACAAGCAAGGTTAATCTGCAGAAGACATTATCCAGGACATCGTCAGTTTTTTCATCTTCAGCAGCTTTGTTTGGGAAATTAAAAAGAAACGTGTCTTCATTTCGTGGAAGTCCACGGCGGGAAAGCTCAAATCTAATGCCCATCATCACTGAGGACACAGAACAGGGCAGTGCAAATGAGCCACAATTGTTTAAGTCACAGACTATCCAAAGGATGACTAGTGTAAGAGATCCTTCTTTACCGTCTGCAACAGAAATAAGTAAATCAAGTGGACCTGCTCCAGAAACA GAACCAGTCATCCTCATACTGAGTGCACGTCAGGCAAATATTCTGCTTTCATCGCTGTGGACCCAGGCACTGTCACCTGAAAATGTTCCACGAAACTATGAAGCAATTTCACATACTTACAGCTTGATGCTACTATTTTCTGGAGACAAG AACTCACATCTAGAAATTCTGGTCGGCAGCTTTCagctttctttttctttaagaaataTGTCATTACAAGCAG GTTTTCTGCCACCATCACGCAGGCGTTCTCTTTTTACTCTGGCGACGTCTATGATTGTGTTCTTTTCGAAAGCTTTTAGTGTTCCAACACTCATTCCAGTTGTGAAAGATTTGTTGATTGAAAGTACC GTTGATCCATTTCTTCGTTTAGTTGATGACCTCAGATTGCAAGCTCTTGACAGTGGTATCGAATCTGTCTTTAGAGACTACGGTTCGAAAGAAGATAACGATTTTGCTACGAAATCTCTCTCTAACATCAAACTGAATGATCAGTCAAAACAAATAGCAGTTTCTCTTATTCTTGATAACTTGAAGCTATCTGAC CCAGAGTTATCTACTGTAAGAAACCAGTTGTTTGAGGATTTCTCTGCAGAGGATGTGTGTCCTATCGGTTCGCATTTTATTGCATCACCTTCAAAATCTCCTGCATATAACGCAAAGTTGCACCAAAAATCCTTGGAG GTTATTCCTATGGGATTTATTTTCGAGGATGATACCATTCCTGAACCAACTGACACCTTAGCAGAACGACAACCTTCGGATAACAGTCTTCTTGATGTCGATCAGCTTCTGCAATCA GTTTCGGAGACATCTCAGATTGTTGGAAGATTGTCCGTGTCAACAAACCAGGGTTTGCCTTTTAAGGAGGTGGCCAGCCAATGCGAAGCTCTCTTAATCGGGAAGGAGAAAAAGCTATCTGCCTTCATGAGTGCCCATCTACAAGAG GTTGGCACTGGGATGCCCAAGTCATCTGAGCCAGATTCTCCAATAGCTGGGATAATCCTGAACACTGACGATGACCAGTGCTACTCCAATTTCTGCAAGCTACCAGTCCTGAATCCCTATGACAAGTTCCTCCCATCTGCTGGTTGCTAA
- the LOC543132 gene encoding ribonuclease 1 yields MMRSCLPLALLVALSAAGCAAAQAADYDFFYLVLQWPGSYCDTKQSCCYPRSGKPAADFGIHGLWPNRDDGSYPQNCNPANAFDPSKVSDLLSSLRREWPTLACPTSDGLQFWAHEWEKHGTCAQNLFNEHGYFQTALHLRDQLRVLDALTSAGVSPDGGYYTLSAIKGAIQQGTGFEPFVECNRDESGNSQLYQLYFCVDANASGFVECPVQPGGRPCGNRVEFPTF; encoded by the exons ATGATGAGATcctgcctccccctcgccctcctgGTCGCCCTGAGCGCCGCCGGGTGCGCCGCGGCGCAGGCGGCGGACTACGACTTCTTCTACCTCGTGCTGCAG TGGCCGGGGTCGTACTGCGACACGAAGCAGAGCTGCTGCTACCCGCGGTCGGGGAAGCCGGCGGCGGACTTCGGGATCCACGGCCTCTGGCCCAACCGCGACGACGGCTCCTACCCGCAGAACTGCAACCCCGCCAACGCCTTCGATCCCTCCAAG GTGAGCGACCTGCTGAGCAGCCTGCGCAGGGAGTGGCCGACGCTGGCGTGCCCGACGAGCGACGGGCTCCAGTTCTGGGCGCACGAGTGGGAGAAGCACGGCACCTGCGCGCAGAACCTCTTCAACGAGCACGGCTACTTCCAGACGGCGCTCCACCTCCGCGACCAGCTCCGCGTCCTCGACGCCCTCACCTCCGCCGGCGTCTCCCCGGACGGCGGCTACTACACGCTGAGCGCCATCAAGGGCGCCATCCAGCAGGGGACCGGGTTCGAGCCCTTCGTGGAGTGCAACCGCGACGAGTCCGGCAACAGCCAGCTCTACCAGCTCTACTTCTGCGTCGACGCCAACGCCTCCGGCTTCGTCGAGTGCCCcgtccagcccggcggcaggccctGCGGCAACAGGGTCGAGTTCCCGACCTTCTGA